A single window of Polaribacter sp. SA4-10 DNA harbors:
- a CDS encoding YgiQ family radical SAM protein, with protein MEGTKRHQLTDWLPTTNKEVKIRGWEELDVILFSGDAYVDHPSFGPAVIGRILESYGLRVAIVPQPSVNDNLQDFEKLGKPRLFFGATGGCMDPMVSNYTASKKSRDKDAYTPNGDKGFRPDYATSVYSKILKEKFPDVPVLIGGIEASLRRVTHYDYWSDKLLPTILETSKADMLVYGMGEQPLREIVELMQKGVPFSSLKNIKQTAVFIDQKVEKLPVVNDWEDVTINSHDACLKDKKTFASNFKVIEQESNKLKARRILQDVEGKTLVINPPFPTMTEKEIDGSFDLPFTRLPHPKYDKRGPIPAFEMIKFSINIHRGCFGGCSFCTISAHQGKFIASRSQESVLKEIDKVANMPDFKGYLSDIGGPSANMYQMKGKVQSICDKCVAPSCISPVICSNLDTSHKPLTELYQAVDKHPKIKKSFIGSGIRHDMLVPEFNKNADPKELDAYTEEVMTKHVSGRLKVAPEHTSDPVLKLMRKPSFKYFHMFKERFDKINIKKKLNLQLIPYFISSHPASEVEDMANLAAETKDMGFQLEQVQGFTPTPMTVATVIYYSGFHPYTLKPTRTPKTKKEREDQHKFFFWYKKENKDWIKNTLNKVGRQDLLQKLLPENNSWKKNKNAKEVKNTFDDAVPVPFNKRKKKVSRAPKRRR; from the coding sequence ATGGAAGGCACAAAAAGACATCAACTAACAGACTGGTTACCAACTACAAACAAAGAAGTTAAAATTCGTGGTTGGGAAGAGCTAGACGTAATTTTGTTTAGTGGAGACGCTTATGTAGATCATCCGTCTTTTGGACCGGCTGTAATTGGTCGTATTTTAGAGAGTTATGGTTTGCGCGTGGCAATTGTGCCACAACCAAGTGTAAACGATAATCTTCAAGATTTTGAAAAATTAGGAAAACCTCGTTTATTTTTTGGAGCCACTGGTGGATGTATGGATCCAATGGTGAGTAATTATACGGCGAGTAAAAAGAGTAGAGATAAAGATGCATATACACCAAATGGAGATAAAGGTTTTAGACCCGATTATGCAACTTCCGTATATTCAAAAATATTAAAAGAAAAGTTTCCTGATGTTCCTGTTTTAATTGGAGGAATTGAAGCTTCTTTAAGACGTGTAACTCATTATGATTATTGGTCTGATAAATTACTGCCAACTATTTTAGAAACTTCTAAAGCAGATATGTTGGTGTATGGAATGGGAGAACAACCTTTGCGTGAAATTGTAGAATTAATGCAAAAAGGGGTTCCGTTTTCTAGTTTAAAAAACATTAAGCAAACAGCTGTTTTTATTGATCAAAAGGTTGAAAAATTACCAGTTGTAAATGACTGGGAAGATGTAACAATCAATTCTCATGACGCTTGTTTAAAAGATAAAAAAACATTTGCATCTAACTTTAAAGTGATAGAGCAAGAGTCTAATAAGCTAAAAGCAAGAAGAATTCTACAAGATGTTGAAGGAAAAACGTTGGTGATTAATCCGCCTTTTCCTACCATGACAGAAAAGGAAATTGATGGTTCTTTCGATTTGCCTTTTACACGTTTACCACACCCAAAATACGACAAACGTGGACCAATACCTGCGTTTGAAATGATAAAATTTTCTATCAACATTCACAGAGGATGTTTTGGTGGTTGTAGTTTTTGTACAATTTCTGCACACCAAGGAAAATTTATTGCGAGTAGAAGTCAAGAATCTGTTTTAAAAGAAATAGATAAAGTGGCAAATATGCCAGATTTTAAAGGCTATTTATCTGATATTGGTGGACCTTCGGCAAATATGTATCAGATGAAAGGAAAAGTACAATCTATCTGTGATAAATGTGTTGCACCAAGTTGTATTTCGCCTGTGATATGTTCTAATTTAGATACTTCTCACAAACCTTTAACGGAATTATATCAAGCAGTTGATAAACATCCGAAGATTAAAAAATCTTTTATTGGAAGTGGAATTAGACATGATATGTTAGTGCCTGAATTCAATAAAAATGCAGATCCAAAAGAATTAGATGCGTATACAGAAGAGGTAATGACAAAGCATGTTTCTGGACGATTAAAAGTGGCACCAGAACATACTTCTGATCCTGTTTTAAAGTTGATGCGTAAACCGTCTTTTAAATATTTCCATATGTTTAAAGAGCGTTTTGATAAGATAAATATTAAGAAAAAATTGAATCTTCAGTTGATTCCGTATTTTATTTCTAGTCACCCAGCAAGTGAGGTAGAAGATATGGCAAACTTAGCTGCAGAAACAAAAGATATGGGCTTTCAGTTAGAGCAAGTACAAGGTTTTACACCAACACCTATGACGGTGGCTACGGTAATTTATTACTCTGGTTTTCATCCTTATACTTTAAAACCAACCAGAACTCCGAAAACTAAAAAGGAGCGTGAAGACCAGCATAAATTTTTCTTTTGGTATAAAAAGGAAAATAAAGATTGGATTAAAAACACGCTAAATAAAGTTGGGAGACAAGATTTATTGCAAAAATTATTGCCAGAAAATAATTCTTGGAAAAAGAACAAAAATGCGAAAGAAGTAAAGAATACTTTTGATGATGCAGTTCCGGTTCCTTTTAATAAACGTAAAAAGAAAGTAAGTAGAGCTCCTAAAAGGAGAAGGTAG
- a CDS encoding dienelactone hydrolase family protein, translating to MKKLTKEDISQEVFDLYDDYAHNKMDRKEFLQKLSLFAVGTITLPALLSFISPNYIDTILVQSDDPRLKSEMITYNSPKGGGAIKGLFSIPKDNKDKLPGIIVVHENRGLNPYIEDVGRRAALEGFVTLAPDALSPLGGYPGNDDEGRAMQKKRDRNEMLEDFIAAYEFLKNHKDCNGEVGVVGFCFGGWISNMMAVKVPDLKAAVPYYGRQPSDEDAKKVKAPLLLQYAALDKRVNAGWPAFEKVLKENNIQHQAHFYPNVNHGFHNNTTPRFDKEAASLSWERTIAFFNKYLKG from the coding sequence ATGAAAAAACTGACAAAAGAAGACATTAGTCAAGAAGTATTTGATTTGTATGATGATTATGCACACAACAAAATGGATAGAAAAGAATTTCTTCAAAAACTATCTTTATTTGCAGTTGGAACAATAACATTACCCGCTTTGTTAAGTTTTATTTCTCCCAATTATATTGATACTATTTTGGTTCAATCTGATGATCCACGATTAAAATCTGAAATGATAACATATAATTCACCTAAAGGTGGAGGTGCTATAAAAGGGCTGTTTTCAATTCCAAAAGATAACAAAGATAAATTACCAGGAATTATTGTAGTTCATGAAAACAGAGGCTTAAATCCGTATATTGAAGATGTTGGCAGAAGAGCTGCTTTAGAAGGTTTTGTAACTTTAGCACCCGATGCACTTTCTCCTTTAGGCGGTTATCCAGGAAATGATGATGAAGGAAGAGCAATGCAGAAAAAAAGAGATAGAAATGAAATGTTAGAAGATTTTATTGCTGCCTATGAATTTTTGAAAAACCATAAAGATTGTAACGGAGAAGTAGGTGTTGTTGGGTTTTGTTTTGGTGGATGGATTTCGAATATGATGGCCGTAAAAGTACCTGATTTAAAAGCTGCTGTTCCTTATTATGGAAGACAACCTTCTGATGAGGATGCTAAAAAGGTAAAAGCCCCTTTATTATTACAATATGCAGCATTAGACAAAAGAGTAAATGCGGGTTGGCCTGCTTTTGAAAAAGTTTTGAAAGAAAATAATATTCAACATCAAGCGCATTTTTATCCAAATGTAAATCATGGTTTTCATAATAATACCACTCCGCGTTTTGACAAGGAAGCTGCAAGTTTATCTTGGGAAAGAACCATTGCTTTTTTTAATAAGTACTTGAAGGGATAG
- a CDS encoding MFS transporter, translating to MKKLYNNYINTFRGLSSEVWWLSLITFINRSGTMVIPFLSLYLTKSLDFSLTDVGWIMSFFGLGSVVGTWIGGKLTDRIGYYKVMFVSLVLTGVLFVLLQYVTTFYGFCTGIFLVMLAADAFRPAMFVALNAYSKPENKTRSVTLIRLAINLGFSAGPAIGGLIITGIGYQGLFWTDGITCVLAAFLLLQVLHPKKVRVLDEVKVENPISAYEDKAFWVFFIAMFIFGFVFLQYFSTMPLFYKDIWHLSEFEIGLLMAFNGFFIFLFEMPLIKWLEDSKKSKIKLIALGLFLVALSFVVLNAVGWIGILIIGMLFMTIGEMIAFPFSNAFAVERAKKGNQGEYMALYSISFSLSHIFSHNIGMQMVDEFGFETTWNAIAVFAMFGVLILFFLLRVLKKEKIN from the coding sequence ATGAAAAAACTATATAATAATTACATAAATACTTTTAGAGGCCTCTCTTCTGAAGTTTGGTGGCTGTCATTGATAACATTTATCAATAGATCTGGAACAATGGTAATTCCGTTTTTATCATTATATCTTACAAAAAGTTTAGATTTTTCATTAACAGATGTTGGTTGGATTATGTCTTTTTTTGGATTAGGATCTGTAGTTGGTACTTGGATCGGTGGAAAATTAACAGATAGAATAGGGTATTACAAAGTAATGTTTGTAAGTCTGGTTCTAACTGGAGTTCTATTTGTTTTACTTCAATATGTAACTACTTTTTATGGTTTTTGTACTGGTATTTTTTTGGTGATGTTGGCAGCAGATGCTTTTAGGCCAGCAATGTTTGTGGCTTTAAATGCGTATAGTAAACCAGAAAATAAAACACGTTCTGTAACTTTAATTCGTTTGGCAATTAACTTAGGTTTTTCTGCAGGACCCGCAATTGGAGGTTTAATAATTACAGGAATTGGCTATCAAGGATTATTTTGGACAGATGGTATTACTTGTGTTTTAGCCGCTTTTTTATTGCTACAAGTTTTACATCCAAAGAAAGTAAGAGTATTGGATGAAGTAAAAGTAGAAAACCCTATTTCTGCTTATGAAGACAAAGCTTTTTGGGTATTTTTTATAGCCATGTTTATTTTTGGCTTTGTATTCTTACAGTACTTTTCTACAATGCCTTTATTTTACAAAGATATTTGGCATTTGTCTGAATTTGAGATTGGTTTATTAATGGCTTTTAACGGGTTTTTTATTTTCCTTTTTGAAATGCCTTTAATAAAATGGTTAGAAGATTCTAAAAAGTCTAAAATAAAACTAATTGCTTTAGGATTGTTTTTGGTAGCTTTAAGTTTTGTGGTTTTAAATGCTGTTGGTTGGATTGGAATTTTAATTATTGGAATGTTGTTTATGACTATAGGGGAGATGATTGCTTTTCCGTTTTCCAATGCTTTTGCTGTAGAAAGAGCAAAAAAAGGAAATCAGGGAGAATACATGGCTTTGTATAGTATTTCTTTTTCTTTATCACACATTTTTAGCCACAATATTGGTATGCAAATGGTAGATGAATTTGGCTTTGAAACTACTTGGAATGCAATTGCCGTTTTTGCGATGTTTGGTGTTTTAATTTTATTTTTTCTGCTAAGAGTTTTAAAAAAAGAGAAAATAAATTAG
- a CDS encoding DJ-1/PfpI family protein yields MKITFLSLLMITLLGCQSNDLVKKDKVSKDIQQLKTFPKLEKDRYNVAFLIMDGTFNTELTAPYDIFQHTIFRNNIKAMNVITVANTDKPITTFEGMRILPDYNYLKDALPKIDIFVIPSAEHHLDSDLEDSAMIDFVQKVAKEATYITSHCDGAFVLAKAGLLKDKVATAFPSDIDKMRIMFPDLDIRKKVLFVHDGKYITSAGGAKSFEAALYLCEFLYGKEVAKSLAGGLVIDWNVDTVPHLIVE; encoded by the coding sequence ATGAAGATTACATTTTTATCATTATTAATGATTACCCTACTTGGTTGTCAGTCTAACGATTTAGTAAAGAAAGATAAAGTCTCGAAAGATATTCAGCAATTAAAAACGTTTCCAAAGTTAGAAAAAGACAGGTATAATGTTGCTTTTTTAATTATGGATGGAACTTTCAATACAGAATTAACTGCACCTTATGATATTTTTCAGCACACTATTTTTAGAAATAACATTAAAGCAATGAATGTTATTACAGTTGCAAATACAGATAAACCAATTACTACTTTTGAAGGAATGCGGATTTTGCCAGATTATAATTACCTGAAAGACGCGTTACCTAAAATTGATATTTTTGTAATTCCTTCTGCAGAACATCATTTAGATTCTGATTTAGAAGATAGCGCTATGATTGACTTTGTGCAAAAAGTAGCCAAAGAGGCAACGTATATTACTTCGCATTGCGATGGCGCTTTTGTTTTAGCAAAGGCGGGATTATTAAAAGACAAAGTGGCTACTGCTTTTCCAAGTGATATTGATAAAATGAGAATAATGTTTCCTGATTTAGACATCAGAAAAAAGGTATTATTTGTACATGATGGAAAATATATTACTTCTGCTGGTGGTGCAAAGTCTTTTGAGGCAGCTTTGTATTTATGTGAGTTTTTATATGGAAAAGAGGTGGCAAAATCTTTAGCTGGAGGTTTGGTTATTGATTGGAATGTTGATACAGTTCCGCATTTAATTGTTGAGTAA
- a CDS encoding CocE/NonD family hydrolase, protein MKKFVLLILFSLFLFTACNSVKEEIKDTYVIDNYTKQEVDIVMRDGTKLHTTIYSPNDKNKTYPILMQRTPYSSKPYGEGKMKTKIGPNIHLMKEGNIVVYQDVRGRWMSEGVYDNMRAYIPNKKEKESDEVSDTYDTIDWLVKNVENNNGNVGTWGISYPGHYATVSSIEAHPALKAASPQACIGDFFFDDFHHNGAFLLSYFRAISLFGTYKDTPTDSAWYSFPKMNTQDQYQFFLDKGPLKNLTEYFQYDKLDVKTTENKDRIDDFFWKEIVEHPNYDSVWKSKGIIQHLDKVPATVATMVVGGFFDAEDLYGPLETYKAIEKHGKENYNTLVFGPWDHGKWASSGVRNTVGNYYFGDSISLKFQKEVETKFFNHFLKGKGDKNSGLPEAYVFDSGKKEWKSYDAWPPKNVVKEDWFLNSNQELKKTHNGKFTQKVNFISDIKRPVPYSEDIKTVFTPRKYMTDDQRFAARRPDVLVFETDVLTQEFTLAGDILAKLKVATTGTAADWIVKVIDVHPSDAEENNDKLQDHLKMSNYHLMVRSEVLRGRFRNSFEFPEPFTANKKTDVNIKLQDVFHTFKKGHKVQIQIQSTWFPLIDLNPQTYVDNIYKADEKDFKTQTHTVFTDSSIEFSVLK, encoded by the coding sequence ATGAAAAAATTTGTCCTTTTAATCCTTTTCAGTCTTTTTCTTTTTACGGCTTGTAATTCTGTAAAAGAAGAGATAAAAGATACCTATGTAATTGATAATTACACAAAACAAGAAGTTGATATTGTCATGAGAGATGGTACGAAACTGCATACCACCATTTATTCTCCAAACGATAAAAACAAAACGTATCCTATTTTAATGCAAAGAACTCCTTATAGTTCTAAACCTTATGGAGAAGGAAAAATGAAAACCAAAATTGGCCCGAATATTCACTTAATGAAAGAGGGAAATATTGTGGTATATCAAGATGTACGTGGACGTTGGATGAGTGAAGGTGTGTATGATAATATGCGTGCCTACATCCCTAATAAAAAAGAAAAGGAGTCTGATGAAGTTTCTGACACCTATGACACCATAGATTGGTTGGTTAAAAATGTAGAAAACAATAATGGAAATGTTGGAACTTGGGGAATTTCGTATCCTGGTCATTACGCAACAGTTTCTTCTATTGAAGCACACCCTGCTTTAAAAGCAGCTTCTCCACAAGCGTGTATTGGTGATTTTTTCTTTGATGACTTCCATCATAATGGCGCATTTTTATTAAGCTATTTTAGAGCAATTTCTTTATTCGGAACCTATAAAGACACACCAACAGATTCTGCCTGGTATTCTTTTCCGAAGATGAATACGCAAGATCAATATCAATTTTTCTTAGATAAAGGTCCTTTAAAAAACTTGACCGAATATTTTCAATATGATAAATTAGATGTAAAAACGACTGAAAATAAAGATAGAATTGATGACTTTTTCTGGAAAGAAATAGTTGAACATCCTAATTATGATTCTGTATGGAAAAGTAAAGGAATTATACAACATTTAGATAAAGTACCTGCTACTGTTGCAACAATGGTTGTTGGTGGTTTCTTTGATGCAGAAGATTTATATGGTCCCTTAGAAACGTATAAAGCCATTGAAAAACATGGAAAAGAGAATTACAACACATTGGTTTTTGGCCCTTGGGATCATGGAAAATGGGCAAGTTCTGGAGTTAGAAATACGGTAGGAAATTATTATTTTGGAGATTCTATTTCTTTAAAATTTCAGAAAGAAGTAGAAACAAAATTCTTTAATCATTTCTTAAAAGGAAAAGGCGATAAAAATTCAGGTTTACCTGAAGCCTATGTTTTTGATTCCGGAAAAAAAGAATGGAAATCATATGATGCTTGGCCACCAAAGAATGTTGTAAAAGAAGATTGGTTTTTGAATTCTAACCAAGAATTAAAAAAGACTCATAATGGAAAATTTACACAAAAAGTAAATTTTATAAGTGATATAAAACGTCCTGTTCCCTATTCTGAAGATATTAAAACTGTTTTTACTCCAAGAAAATACATGACAGATGACCAACGTTTTGCTGCAAGAAGACCCGATGTTTTGGTTTTTGAAACCGACGTTTTAACCCAAGAATTTACGTTAGCTGGGGATATTTTAGCAAAATTAAAAGTAGCAACAACAGGTACAGCTGCAGATTGGATTGTAAAAGTGATTGATGTTCATCCTTCTGATGCAGAAGAAAATAACGACAAATTACAAGATCATTTAAAAATGAGCAATTATCATTTAATGGTAAGAAGTGAAGTTTTACGTGGACGTTTTAGAAATAGTTTTGAATTCCCAGAACCATTTACTGCAAACAAGAAAACGGATGTAAATATAAAGTTACAGGATGTTTTTCACACCTTTAAAAAAGGACATAAAGTGCAAATTCAAATTCAAAGTACTTGGTTTCCTTTAATCGACTTAAATCCGCAAACGTATGTAGACAATATTTACAAAGCCGATGAGAAAGATTTCAAAACACAGACACATACCGTTTTTACAGATTCTAGTATTGAGTTTTCTGTATTAAAATAA
- a CDS encoding radical SAM protein: protein MKDILLITPPFTQLNTPYPATAYLKGFLNTKNIAAFQMDLGIEVILELFSKKTFAALFEYAIENDKINTENSQRIYTLKDDYLQTLDNIIAFLQGKNETLARQICTDNFLPQASRFDHLEELDYAFGAMGMQDRAKHLATLYLEDLSDFIVDCIDENFGFSRYAEKLGRSANSFNELYENLNNEPSFIDTITLKILKNQLEKTQPKLVCFSVPFPGNLYSAFRCAQFIKSNFPEIKVAMGGGFPNTELRSLTDIRVFDFFDFITLDDGELPVELLINHVLNPKEKTLKRTFLLENNKVVYNNLSSKNDYKQHEVGTPDYSDLLLDTYISVIEIANPMHSLWSDGRWNKLTMAHGCYWGKCTFCDISLDYIKIYEPIAAKLLVDRMEEMIAQTGENGFHFVDEAAPPSLMKSLAIEILKRKLIVTWWTNIRFEKNFTNDLCVLLKASGCIAISGGLEVASDRLLKLIDKGVTVEQVAQVTRNFTEANIMVHSYLMYGYPTQTIQETIDSLEMVRQLFEIGVLQSGFWHQFALTAHSPIGLNPSEYGIKPSYKDITFANNDIDFVDNTGIDHSKFSIGLKTSLFNFMHEIGFDTPLQDWFDFKIPSSTIAYNFIESCLENEVNFYIKPTAKIVWLGNYPLVSESSKTKRGETRHFLKLTFHDKTDAFQVSMNKEKGDWFLSILEKLSPNNEKQLSFSQLKTDFETHFEDFELFWFSKPISVLRTHGLLVL, encoded by the coding sequence TTGAAAGACATCCTACTTATTACTCCACCTTTTACACAATTAAACACTCCTTATCCTGCAACTGCCTATTTAAAAGGTTTTTTAAATACTAAAAACATTGCTGCTTTTCAAATGGATTTAGGGATTGAAGTAATTTTAGAATTGTTTTCTAAAAAAACCTTTGCAGCACTATTTGAATATGCAATTGAAAATGATAAAATAAACACAGAAAATAGCCAAAGAATATATACTCTAAAAGACGATTATTTACAGACTTTAGATAATATTATCGCTTTTTTACAAGGAAAAAATGAAACTTTAGCGAGACAAATTTGTACAGATAATTTTCTTCCACAAGCTTCTCGTTTTGATCATTTAGAAGAATTAGATTATGCTTTTGGTGCTATGGGAATGCAAGATAGAGCAAAGCATTTAGCCACTTTATATTTAGAGGATTTATCTGATTTTATTGTAGATTGTATTGATGAAAATTTTGGTTTTAGTAGATATGCAGAGAAATTAGGAAGAAGTGCAAACTCTTTTAACGAATTGTATGAAAATTTAAATAATGAGCCTTCATTTATAGATACAATTACCTTAAAAATTCTTAAAAATCAATTAGAAAAAACACAACCAAAATTAGTTTGTTTTTCGGTTCCTTTTCCTGGTAATTTATACAGCGCTTTTAGATGTGCTCAATTTATAAAATCTAATTTCCCGGAAATAAAAGTTGCTATGGGAGGTGGATTTCCCAATACAGAATTACGTTCTCTTACAGATATTCGGGTTTTTGATTTCTTTGATTTTATTACCTTAGATGACGGAGAATTACCAGTAGAATTATTAATAAATCACGTTTTAAATCCGAAGGAAAAAACATTAAAACGAACTTTTTTATTAGAAAACAACAAAGTAGTTTACAATAATTTGTCTTCTAAAAATGATTATAAACAACACGAAGTTGGTACACCAGATTACTCAGATTTATTGTTAGATACTTATATTTCTGTCATAGAAATTGCAAATCCTATGCATAGTTTATGGAGCGATGGACGTTGGAATAAACTTACAATGGCACATGGTTGCTATTGGGGAAAATGTACTTTTTGTGATATTTCTTTAGATTACATTAAAATCTATGAGCCAATTGCTGCAAAATTATTGGTGGATAGAATGGAAGAAATGATTGCACAAACTGGCGAAAACGGATTTCATTTTGTTGATGAAGCTGCGCCTCCTTCTTTAATGAAATCACTTGCAATTGAAATCTTAAAACGAAAACTAATTGTTACTTGGTGGACAAATATTAGGTTCGAGAAAAACTTCACCAACGATTTATGTGTTTTACTAAAAGCTTCTGGTTGCATTGCCATTTCAGGAGGTTTAGAAGTTGCCTCAGATAGATTATTAAAATTAATTGATAAAGGAGTTACTGTAGAACAAGTTGCACAAGTAACACGCAATTTTACAGAAGCCAACATTATGGTACACTCGTATTTAATGTATGGATATCCAACACAAACGATACAAGAAACTATTGATAGTTTAGAAATGGTAAGACAATTGTTTGAAATTGGCGTCTTACAGTCTGGGTTTTGGCATCAATTTGCATTGACAGCTCATAGTCCTATTGGTTTAAATCCTTCAGAATACGGAATTAAACCAAGTTACAAAGACATTACTTTTGCAAATAATGATATCGATTTTGTAGACAATACAGGTATTGATCATTCTAAATTTAGCATTGGTTTAAAAACATCGTTATTCAATTTTATGCATGAAATAGGTTTTGATACCCCTTTACAAGATTGGTTTGATTTTAAAATTCCATCAAGTACAATTGCCTATAATTTTATAGAAAGCTGTTTAGAAAATGAAGTTAATTTCTATATAAAACCAACTGCAAAAATAGTTTGGCTAGGTAATTATCCTTTAGTTTCTGAATCATCAAAAACGAAAAGAGGAGAAACAAGACATTTTCTTAAACTTACTTTCCATGATAAAACAGACGCATTTCAAGTATCAATGAATAAAGAAAAAGGCGATTGGTTTTTATCAATTTTAGAAAAACTATCACCAAATAATGAAAAACAACTTTCTTTTTCACAATTAAAAACAGATTTTGAAACCCATTTTGAAGATTTTGAACTCTTCTGGTTTTCTAAACCAATATCTGTATTAAGAACTCATGGTTTATTAGTTTTATAG